The window TCGTCGAGGTCCAGCGTTCGGGGGGCAAGCCGATGCAGGCCGATGCATTCATACGTGGCACGAAACTAGCCGTTGGAGATAGGCTGTCATGATCAGGAATCTTGTCATTCGTCCCGCTGAGGAGGCCGACCGCGCGGCGATCCATGCACTTGTCGATGCGGCGTTCGAAGGTCCGAGCGAGGCAAAGCTGGTCGATCGGCTGGTTGCGGACAACGATGTCGTGCTCGAACTCGTGGCACTGCACGAAGGCACGCTTGTCGGACACGTGCTGTTTTCGCGCCTGCTGGTCAAGACGGGCAACCGGCTCGTTCCGGCCGTCGCGCTCGCGCCGCTGGCGGTCGATCCCGGCAGCCAGCGTACCGGCGTCGGCACAGCGCTCGTTGAAAACGCGCACCATATGGTGCAGGAGGCCGGCGAGACGCTGTCGGTGGTGCTTGGCGATCCCGCCTATTACGGGCGCTTCGGATATGTCCATGATCGCGCCGCGAAATTCGAGAGCGCGTATCAATGCGCGGCGTTGCAGGCTCTGTCGTGGGGCGATGCGCCAATGGCCGGCAAGCTCATCTATGCGCCTGCGTTTTCGGACCTCTGACAGTGCCGCGCTACCGTCTCGACATCGAATATGACGGGCGCGCCTATGCCGGCTGGCAGCGGCAGGCGGATTTAACGACGGTCCAGCACGCAATCGAGGTCGCGATCATGTCGGCAACGGGCGAGCGCGTCACGATACGGGCGGCGGGCAGGACCGATGCGGGCGTGCATGCGACCGGGCAGGTTGCGCATGCCGATCTGACACGCGACTGGGACGCGTTCAAGCTTCAGGGCGCTCTCAACGCGCATCTGAAGCTCGCATCGGAGGCTGTTGC is drawn from Mesorhizobium sp. CAU 1732 and contains these coding sequences:
- a CDS encoding N-acetyltransferase, encoding MIRNLVIRPAEEADRAAIHALVDAAFEGPSEAKLVDRLVADNDVVLELVALHEGTLVGHVLFSRLLVKTGNRLVPAVALAPLAVDPGSQRTGVGTALVENAHHMVQEAGETLSVVLGDPAYYGRFGYVHDRAAKFESAYQCAALQALSWGDAPMAGKLIYAPAFSDL